The genomic interval AAAAATATGTCAAAAGAATTGCAACAAGAAACCCGTCGTAAAATGATCATAGAGATAGCTGGAAAACACTTCCTTGACTATGGTTATGGTGCTACTACGATGTCTGCAATTGCCTCAGCGTATGGTGGCTCAAAAGAAACTTTATGGCGCTACTTCCCTAATAAAGAAGTTCTTTTTGCAGCATATATCGAGCATGCTACGGCAACTTTTCGCGGAAAATTAGCACCACACTTAAAATCGGACAAACCTTTGGAGCAATCTCTTAGAGACTTTGCGAAGCACTATATTGATGAAATTTGCTCGACAGAATCGATTGATTTGCATCGGCTTGCAGTGGGTGAGAGTGCGCGTTTCCCGGAAGTGGGAAGGTTGTTTTATGAACGTGCGCCTAAAGCTACTGAGGAGTTACTTGAAGAGTTTTTAGCAACACAAATGAGCGTTGGGAAATTACCTTCGGCTGATGCAGGCAGAGCTGCCAGAACACTTATTCAACTCTGTATGATGGCACGATATCCAGTAATTTTTGGTATTGATAAAGCTTCAGATATTGATTCAACGGAATTGGCTCGCTTGAGCGTGATGGACTTCATGACCATTTATGAACCATCTTAAAAGTATTTACGAGGTTATTTTGCTTTAGGTAGAAGCGAGATAGAATAATATATCCTGGCAAAGAATATATAATAAGTTATAATGCTCCACAATATATATATAAGTGACCTTTGCTTGCGTAATTAGTAAAACTGCCCCTTTTTACCCCGTAAAACTGCCTAATGATGGACTTCAGATGATCGATGTAGTTAGCTTTCAACTGGTCGTTATCCACCAAACTGATAGGAGTGCTTTGGCCACGGCATACCATGATAGGATGTAACTGTCACATCGGTTCAATTCGAAGGGAAGAATAGTCCCCTGATAAAAAAACAACATTTTTATTGTTAACCAATTGGTTAGTTAATATATTCGTACCTATGACTACAGAGGAAAATATCTTACAGCAAGCTGCTACTGTTTTTTACAGCAAAGGATTAGCCGGTGCTAGGCCTATTATTCCAACCAAAATTGGAATTCAAGCTTTGTGTTGTGACAATGATTAGTCTGAGAGTCTAACTATTTGAATTGGATCTAGCCATTAATCCACTTGTTGTTGCTCAGTGTCAGTCATATTACCGAGTCCTCTGCATTCCGTCATAACCAAATATAGGAAATAGCAACTATTACATATAGGCAACTAAGCATGGCGCTTACTGGATTACAAATTTAACTTCCAAATTACACTAAAGAATAAAGCAAAGATGTTATAATGGATCAGGAAAAACAAAGAAGATAACGTCATTTATAATCGCTTACTGCTTTAATATCTTCTGCCGGTGATTCAATCCCGATTCATAAAAGCCCTCTATATACGTTTTAGAGTTTTTGCATAAGGTGTTAAGGAGTATTCTATTCCTTACTAGGTAATCATCAAAAAAAACCAGTTTGAGCAACTGATGTTGTTAGAAAGCATTTGATTATTCCACCGTTTTTTCTCGAAAATGAGATGAGTATTTGAGAGACTATTTCTTTTCAGTATAAAAAAGGTGGTACATCTAAGCGGTGGTGGTACCCACACCGACAAAGATGTTGCTTTTTATAATTGCATTGATGCACAGCAAGCATATGTTCATTAATTCAGCTACAATATTCCTAAATTCGGTTACAAAGAAGTGGCTAATTTAAATGATTTTTGTAGAAAAAATTCAAGTCCATGAAAACATTACTAATTACTGGAGCTAATAGAGGAATCGGTTTTGAAACCGCACGTCAAATGTTAGGAGAGGGTTACCACATTTATTTGGGTAGCCGGGATCTGAAAGCTGGCCAAGAAGCTGTAAAGAAGCTTAAAGCTGAAGGCTTGTATGAAGTTGAGGCGGTCCAAATAGATATAAGTGATCCTGAATCAATAAGAGCAGCGCGTGTTGCTATTGGTAAAAGAACAACAGGCTTAGATGTACTCATCAATAATGCTGGTATTACTGGACCTTGGCCGCAAACGACAAATGCTGATATTTCTGTTTTCAAAGAAGTATATGAAACTAACTTCTTTGGTGCCGTTCTGGTGACTCAAGCGTTTCTGGATTTATTGCAACAGTCTCCAGAGCCGCGAATTGTGAACGTAACTAGCAGTTTGGGCTCTCTAACTTTACACAATGACCCAAGTTGGAAGTTTTACCAGGCTAAGGGTGCTGTTTACAACTCTTCGAAAACCGCGTTGAATATGTACACTATTCATTTGGCTTATGACCTACGTGAAACAAGATTTAAGGTAAATTTAGTTGACCCAGGGTATGTTGCGACCGATATGAATAATTATAAAGGTACTGACTCAGTAGAAGTTGCAGCTGCACGTTTAGTTAAAACAGCCATGATTGATGCCGATGGGCCTACAGGCCAGTTTTTTAGTGATGATACCGATCCAGAAACCGGGATATGTCCTTGGTAAAAAGAGTATAATTAAGGTAGCTTTGAATAATGAACAGGGGAAAGAATAAACCACATAGATTTAATTCCTTATCTGAATTACATCGGGTGCTGGGCCTGCCAAAGCCCCTGCACCCGATGGTTAGCGTTGTTAATAATATAGACGACCGTATTAAATCATATAAATTAACAGATTCATTCATTTTGGACTTCTACAAAGTGTCCTATTTTACCAATCCGAGTGGGCAGTTTAAATATGGCCAGAATTTATACGACTTTGATGAAGGGGGAATGTTTTTCATATCTCCAAATCAGATTGTATCAAATTATGCCGAAGACGGTGACCATTCTGGTTACACTTTGTTCATACACCCAGATTTTTTGCTGACCTACCCTTTAGCAAAGAAAATCAAGCAGTATGGATATTTCTCCTATACATCAAACGAGCTACTGCATTTATCGGAGGCGGAAAAAAATACAATTATCGCTATTTTTAAGATAATTGATGCCGAGCTCAAATTACCGATTGACGATCTTACTCAAGAGGTCGTCATCTCGCAAATAGAATTGTTATTGACGTATAGCAATCGGTTTTACAAACGTCAGTTTGTTACAAGGAAAGTTGCAAGCAGCAACCTATTACAAAAGCTCGAAGAATTTCTAGAGGAATATTTCAATGACCATACTGCATTAAGAAAGGGAATGCCCACAGTGCAATTAGTTTCAAAACAAATGGATATGTCTGCAAGCTATTTTAGCGATATGCTGCGCACTTTAACTGGGCGAAGTGCTCAGCAGCACATACAAAGTATACTAATTGAAAAGGCTAAAGAAAAGCTTTCCGCTACTGATCTTTCAATTGGTGAAATTGCATATGAGTTGGGCTTCGAGCATTCGCAATCTTTCAGCAGGTTGTTCAAAGCTAAGACTAAACTTTCTCCTTTTGAATTTCGTCAAACCTTTATTGAATGAAAGCAGTATCTCTATGAGTAACCGATATACACTTATCACTATTCCCTCATTTTTTAATAAAAGCATGACTCATGAGATAATTGAATTTAATTGGCCTTACAAGTCCTCCTGCATTGTTATTTTAATTATGGATTATCATAAACTCATTCCATTATTCAAATCTAATTTTTAGTTTTTGATGATGAGTATTTGATAATTTGAACGCTTTTGAATTATACACTTAAATTCCAGTTTGATAACTATATGCAAGATTACTCAAAGCGAGGTCTAGGCAATTTTTTTGCTAAATCGGCAATTAAACATAAATCAGATAGGAAATAATTCGAGAAGCGCCCAGTCAGGTCCACAAACCCTCTTTACAGTCCGTAAAGAGGGTTTTGTTTTTTGTCGGAATATTTATATGCCTTAATAGTAGCGTAAAGGTTGTTTTTTGATTCGAGCCCAATAGGGTTTTTCTCTTTTAATAGATCCATTCAATTGCTTAATAAATATTTGAACTACTTTTTTTTACGGACGTATGGAAGCGAACAATTCCTGATCAAGCGGAAAATTTGGGTGCAATGAAATAATTTATTTTTTTGCAGTAGAATAACCAATCATCCATTGGCATTTTGAGTGAAGCGGCCATTACCCTTATAAGTTTACTACTTCCAGAAGATATTCTGGATTATTTTGATTTCCCTTCTTCTCCAGCAGTGCTATGCTGACATCGTGCATTTAACCATCATAATGCTAAGATATCAATGTCAATTGTCCTATTCAAATCAGTATTGTTTGTTAGAATCACATTCTCTGTATTCCTTTCCTGTTATCGGATTGATATAAAACCATTCCCATTTGTCCGCATTGTAAATGCCCGCTTTTCCATCTGCAGTTAAAGTAGTATAGATAGGATCGATTATGATCTTTCCTGTCTTAATATCAATTAAACCATATTTTTTCTTTTTATAGTCACTTTGTGATTCAAATTCGAATTTCCAGATGTATGGATAACCTTTCATTTGCTCTAAGCTACTATAGCTCATAGGCAATATCCATTTTTTACCAGCACTGTCAAAAATTCCAGAAATTGAGGGGGAATCAGACTTAGTCGTTCCAGATACAGCAAACCAGTGTTTATGATCACGTGTTTGTTCGATTATTTTGACCAAAAAGTTTTGAGGAAGCAAAGGATCCATTCCAAGATCATGCACTGTCGGATACATTAAATTGCCACTATTGGAGGTGACAACAAAATCTTTAGTTTTGGTTTTGTCACTTTCCCAGAATCCATTTTTATGAAGGAGGTAAAATCCATTTTGCAGATGAATGATGCTATAAATGAGAAAATAATCAGTTTCAGGTACTGACCAGATCATTTTTGCATTCCCGATAATTTCAGAGGCGTTGGTATTGTCATCTAAATATCTGTTAATCTGCAGAGGGAAGATTTTTTTTAAATCGGGGTATATGTAAATATGGGCTTGCTGATCTTCCATAAAATCAAACTTTACTTCAATGCCGGAAATTCTGCTCACAGTGTTTAATTCCTTCAGATCTTCACCTACTTTTAAATTGACCACTCTGGGAATGTTAAAAATAGCCTCACCTTGACGTTTTAAATCCAAATCCACAATTTGATACAAGTCCCCTTGCTGGCGCAGAAGTGTGGAGTCTATCAAAAAGCCTTTAAAGAGTCCTGATAGAAGCTTGATATTCCTCTTGTCAATTTGGTATAAATGATCGTTAATTAATACTTTATTCTTAAAGTGCCTGATGTTGGAAGTCTCATAAGGATAGGCACCATTCCGATGGTCTGTGCTGACAAATGTCTGTTTGTTATTGAGCAGGGTAATTTCCCATTTCATTCTCTGAACTTCCGTATCAAAAAATCTTTTATCTCTGGCACCACCCATGATTGAAAAACCGGGGAATAGTTTCCATTGGTTGATTCTCCACCATGCATTATATTTTTTTCGGGTAATCGCAAGAGTTTCATTTCCCACAGCAGCCAATTGTACTTCATCATACTTGCAGCCAATAATAATCACTCCTTCTTTATTAATTACTCCTTTATGACCGTCTTTTTCTATAATTGCAAATTCATTGGTAAAAAGACTGGCATCTTTAAACTGCGGTTGAATTTTCAGTTGGCCTTTCTGATCACTATAGCCCATTAAACCAGATTTGCTTTTCCATGGGTACAGTAGTTCTTCTGATGAGTCTTGAGCTGTTGCCATAAAGTTTTGAGACATAAAAATTAGGAATAAACTGATGATCACAATAGGTTTGCGATTATATAATATATGAACGGATAAATGCATAATTTTAATATTGTTTAAATGCTTTAAATGCCAGAATTAACAAAGAAATGACTGCCCAGATGATGCCCCCAGTATTGTAACGGATGGAACATTTCATATAGATAAATCCGCCTGGTAAAAAAGCAAACTATGAAAATAGGAAGCGTTTTAGTTAAACTCAGTTAATAAGACCGAAATTAGCTATATGGCCTATTGTATAATGTCGTTTAATACTTGAAATATGTTCATCGGGTATTCTGCTACTCTATTACATAGATATAAGTACCACTCTTTTCCATAAACAAAGTAAAGCTTGGTCTGATAGCCCTGATCTTTAAGCGAGAAAAGTTGATCATTGCATATGCCAAATAAACTTTCAAACTCATAGATTTCTTTTTCCGGTTTATGTTTATGAATTAGTAATCGAGCATTTTCTTGTATTTTTGGATCATGTGTAGCTATTGAACATTTATGGTTTTGCGCAAGTAACTGATCAATATAATCCAAATAAGTATCATCAAGTTTTTCACCTCTGGGCATAGAATGCCCACTAGCTGTTTCAAATGCGCCCTTCACAATCCTGATTCTACCACTTTCTTTTTTAATCTCCTTAAAATCGTCTTTCGTTCTATATAGATAGGCCTGCAGGGTTATTGCCAAATGATCATAATTTTGTATTGCCTTTTTATAAGTATCAATAATGGCGTCTGTCCTTTCAGTTCCTTCTGCACTTATAATAATCTCAATATCTGATTTAGAGGCTTCATTACAAATAGCATTTAAATTATTCAGGCAAAGATCTTTTGATACGGATAAACCTATATGGGATAGATCTAAAGATACTGTGGCATTTAAATGCTGTGACCTTATTTGTTTACAAATACGGATAAATTCTTGAGTTGAGTCGTTCGATTCCTGCTCTGTTCTGGTACTTTCTCCCATAAATTCTATGGAGGCTTTTAAATTATTTAAAGCCTTGACTTTAACGATTGTTTCCTCAAGGGTTTCACCTCCAATATACCTATCAGCAGCTTTCTTGAAAAGTTGAAATAGGACTGGATTAGCTAAAATATACGCCTTTGAATCTTCATTCAGTGCTGCTTTTCTTAATGCTTGAGCTCCTATTTGCAACAAGTTTTTATCCATTTTAATTTCTTTTTTCTGATGAATTGCAATGATAAGATTTGCAATTGGTATTCGTTTCAGCTAGAAGTAAATTTACATCTTAATAGAAGCCGATTTTGCAAAATGCAATGGATATAGGTTATTCTTCATTTTTTGATCAGGTTGAAATACGGTAATAATAATTAGATCAAAGCCACGAATTTCTGACCAAGGCTAGTTGAAATAAAATGGCTCCATAACGTTTTCATTTAATTAGCTAAGATAGGTCTGAATTTGAGCAGAAGTTTATAAATTAGAAAACCTCAACTGTGTTATGCCACTAAAAATTTAGCGTGTCTCGCAATATAAAGGAGCTTAGTATGGAGGAAGATATATTGTTATTGAATTTAAAGCATCACACAAAGCTATAGTATAACAAATTAACAGCCCCGCTCTTCAATCAGGTTTATTTTACTTGTTTGCAAGCAGAGTTTTTAACCCTTCTTCAAATTTATTTAGCCTTGCAAGGAGTTCCGGATCTTCGCATTCCCCTTTTTCGTTGAATTTGCCTTTTATTCCGCTAATGATCAGCTCTGCATCTTCAGTAGTTACGGCGCCCAATGTGTTGATAATCAGTTTTAATTGAGCATGTCCTTGCCGCCCATCTGCTGATGCCGTTATTAAACCGACTGGTTTATTAAGAAATACAGTAGTTGCCACACACCACTCCATTAAATTTTTGAGCCTTGCAGGGATGCTAAAAATATATTCCGGTGAACAAATTACGATTCCATCAGCAGTTTCAATACGGTTTAGTACTTCGCTAACAACACCTGGCAATCGCTCTGTAAGGGAAGGATCAAAATGAGGCAATACGCTAAGATCATCAACTGTAGTAACCTGGAATTCTGAGCGGCTAAGCTTAGTAAATTCATCAATGAGCTTGCTATTCGAGGAGTCTTTACTGGCACTTCCGATAATCACCAGGATATTTCTTTTTTTCAATTCTATAGTTTCGTTTATTTTCCTCAGCTAATTTAGGTAAATAGAAATATCCTGATGCATAGAAATTTGCATCAATAATGTTGGATTCCCTGGATTAATTTTGGTGGCTATACCAGCAGCTAAATTTTTGGTTCTAAATTAACCCGCCAAAGGGGTGTAATTCTATCATTTGTAGAAAATTATATTTAAAAAGGACTGCAGTTAACTTACACTAAGTAGCTGCTCAGTAATATATATGACGGGGATAAGGACTGAAATTTTGAGATGATGAAAAAATATAAATTATTTCTATTCAAATTATGTATTATACAATAGTAATTAAAATTCATCAAATGACTCAATTACTTGCCAAAATACGCATGTTACAGGTCGGCGCTTTCAGTTAACATTTTGAAAATGATTAATATCTTTGTAAGAAAACATAATTTCTTAAAATTTACCGCCCCTTGATATGAATAATGAGAAAAAATCAATAGATATAGTGCCAGTGTCAGATTTTGATTTAAAATCTTCCATTGAAATGCTAATTAAAATCACGGCTGGCAATGATCACCGCCTAAGTGACATGGCGGATAATAAAGCACAAATTCTGATTACGGTTAACTCTATTATTCTATCGGCGATTGTTAGTCTTGGGATTGGACGTTTAAAGGATACACTTCATTTGATAATTCCGTCGCTCATTCTACTGGCCACCAGCCTTATTACCTTGATTCTCGCTATTCTAGCAACCAGACCTTCACTTCCAAATGGTAAATTCACGGCAAAAGATTTATCAACTAAAAAAGTAAATCTTCTTTTTTTTGGGAATTTCTACAAAATGAAGATGAATGATTATTCTGCAGGAATGACTCATGTATTGTGCGATAATGACTTTTTATACCAAAGCCTTATTAAAGATGAATATATACAGGGCGTGGTTCTCGGCAGAAAATACAGGTTATTAAGGGCAGCTTATAATGTATTTATGTTTGGATTGATTATTGTCTTTTTAGCTTTTCTTCAATCAATGATATGGCACGATACGTTGTTGGGGTAACCAAATATACTGCACTAATGTGATTCAGGTCTACCAAAATACTTGATATTCCTTAACTAAATTCAGCGGTATTCTATTTAGCTTCTTGAATGTCAATTAAACGTTTTCAGTTATATATTTTAATATCCCATCACCACCTTTTTTAACTTACTTATTAATCAGGGAATACTAACTTGTCAGATTTTATACACTGCAAATAAATTATTAACTTCCTCCCTGTTTTCCAACGAAAACTCTAAATTTTAATGAAATTTTGACCAAATGGATATGAAACTTGCTATGCTTAGCAATATAGCTTTAAAGAGAATAGCTAGTGGCTTGTCAATGATGGCGGTCTTCACATTCTTCTGGGCAAGTTGTGCTTATTACGGACTTTTAGATACCAGTTATAGATGGCTGCTCTTAATTTTTCCAATTCTATGTGTGATATTTATCTATAATGCTTTTCGCCTAATTAGGAAGGCTCAAAATTTACCAAGTCAACCACTGGCAGATCTGGATGAAGAAGAGAAAAGGGGTAAACGGTTTGGAATTATTCTCGCTGGTGAAGGAATAGGAATATTTATAGCAGTAAATATTGTAATCAATCTACATCATCGGGAACTAATAATGCCAGCCATTGCACTGGTCGTAGGATTACACTTCATTCCTCTGGCTAAGTTATTCAAAAGGAAATTCGATTATTACCTTGGGACATGGAGCATACTTATTGCCTTTTTCGCGATTACTTTTAGCCTGAACAAAATGCTCAACGAATCAGCAGTGCTTGCGTTTACTGGTATCGGTATGGCGGTTTCCACTACTTTTTATGGTTTAAAAATGATTCTTTCAGCACATAAAGCGTTGAGTTGATGGTACGACTTAATATTGAGTTTTCTCGCTCTCCGATATGGGAGTTTAAGTGTTGCATTTAAGATGAGTATCATTATTCCCTCATTCTTTAATAAGAGGCTGGCTTACGAGATAATTGAATTTAAATGTTTTCATAAGTCCACCTGCATCGTGTTTTAATTATGATTATCATAAACTCATTCCATTAATCAAATCCAATTTTTCGTTTTGCCTTCCTGATGGCTTGTTAAACTGATGTTGATAAGTATTCATGGGAGACCCATATGTTTTGGAACGATTATTATACAGATAACTTTGCGTGGCCATGCCTTGCATCAGTTTGTCAATTATCAACATGAAAAGAAAAAATCTATTCCATTATTATTTCGCGGTTTTAGTGCTGCCCGTTCTTTTTGCAGCCTGCAGTAAAAAACATGATGATAAGCCTGCTCTCCAGCCGGAGAAGGACGTGTATGCAGCAGGACGCGATAAATACGTCGCAACCTACTGGAAAAACGGTGCTGCTGTTACCCTTGGTAAAGGAACCGGGAGTTCTGATGCCAACGGCATAGCAATGCTTGGAAATGATATTTATGTAGCCGGTTACGAAATAAACGGTAATGGTAAGTACGTAGCAAAATACTGGAAGAACGGAGTGGCCACTGATCTTACGGACGGTACTTCCGATGCCATGGCCAATGACATCATCATACAGGGAAATGATATTTACATAGCCGGACAGCAATCCATGGGCGGAAACGCAAAGTGGACAGCAAGGTATTGGAAGAACGGCACCGCTATTTCATTGACTGATGGATCTGTTAACGCTGTAGCAAGCAGTATGGCCATTGCAGGAAATGATATTTATGTCATCGGTGAGCGAAGCCCGGATGGAATTACCCCTTTAACATGCTACTGGAAGAATGGAATACTTACTGATTTAAGTGACCAAAGCACCTATGCCGCAGACCAGGCAATCACTACTGCCGGAAATGAAATTTATATGGCATGGTCCGCATCGTATAACAGCAGTGGCAATCTTAAAACCAGTTATTCAAAGAATTTTGGGAATCCACAGGTGATTTCAGATGGTACCCAGAATTCGCGGGGGAGTGCTGTTGCCATTTCAGGAACGGATGTCTATATCGCAGGATCGGGACCTTCTGCCGACGGCAAGGAAATTGCAGCTAAATACTGGAAAAACGGGAATGCCGTCACCCTTACCAGTGTGTCTGAAAGTGCTGAAGCGCTAAGTATTGCTGTATTGGACAATGACATTTATGTTGCGGGATATATGGCTTCACCGAACAGCAGTTCAAAGGCAACGTATTGGAAAAACGGGACAGCGGTATCGCTTACCAACGGAATAAACGATGCACTGATCAGAAAGATTATGGTGGTGAAAAAATAAGCTTAGCACCGGTTATGTCTATTATTGACAACACAGCAATTACACAACCTCCTGTAACTACTAACTTTATAACAGCGTAAAAAGAGTTAGTACCCGCCCGTTATGGCAGGCTGACTGCTTAAGATTAATTAATTATGAAATACATTTTGCTCATCGCTTTAACCTTCTTTTTTGCAACGCAGACCAGGTCCCATGTGAAGCATTTGCGCACAGGCTTGCATGTCTTTACTATTCAGTGGATCAGTTTCAACAAGGCCAGCCCGGGAAGTGTTAGCATCAAATCAATCGGTGAAGACGAATACAGCATTGAAGGTGGGCAAACAGACCCGGCTACCAAGGAATATGTAACTATCAAAGGTACATTTCTTGACAGAGGAAATACGCTGAAGTTTAACGGTAGGATCCTATCTAAAATTAATATGATTAATGGCGGACGGCCTTGTGAACGAACCGGTCTTTCTATCTTCAAGGCAACCGGCACCAGAAAATACTGGCGGCTACAGCAGATGCTTAACTGTGATGGCGAAACTACAGATTACATTGATATCTTCTTCTAAATTCACTGACTTTGGAAGCTTAATGATTACAGTTCTTTAAGTTGAGATGGACCCATATGCAGGTAAATGGGGTTAAAGGGAACATGAATTTTACATCCTTACTTTCCCCGGCGGGACAGCAAATTTCTTCCTGAATGCATTGCTGAAATGCTGAACGGAAGAATAACCCAATTGAAAAGCTACAGCCTTTATAGGTATGCCCTCTAGCAGCAGCTGCTTAGCGTAGTTGAGTTTGTGGTCACTTAAATAACCAAATATGCTTTTGTCAAACAATCCCTTAAATCCTTTTTTTAACTTAAATTCATTAATGCCGCATACCTTTGCCAGTTGTGCAATAGAGGGTGGTTGCTGGATGTTCTGAATCAGGTAATCTCTGGCCTGATATATACAATCTTTATCGTATGCAGATTGTGGGGGCGAATTTTCATTTTTAAAAACATCACTTTCAAAAGCCTCGGCCTGGAGCACAAGCAATTCTGTACATTTTGACTCGATAAATAAGAGTCGTAGTCCTTCTGTATACGTACAATTGAGGATTTCCTGCATACAATTTTGCATAGCCCAGGAGATCGGCAGGTTCTGTTCGGCCATTTGTGAATAACGTCCAGCATCCAGATGGTCAGCTAAAACCTGCAGTGCCCTGGTCGAATTTTCGGCGAGTTGCAGAAATTTGTCCTTAGCAAAATGGACCTCAAAGAAGCGGTAATTACTGTCCGTATCATATTCACCTGTACCATCCAGTTCTGGCATGTAAATGATGTTTTGCTGATTGGAACTAAAGACATAGTGCTGCTTGTTCACTGCATTATATATGTTTCCGTTGCCAGATAAGGTGAAACGCAATTTAACCATATCCGGCAGCTCGTTAGTCGGCCTGAAATAGATTTGACGCTGTTTGAATGAAATGTCGCCGTATACGATATAAAGATCCGGAGTCTTGATTTGCCAGAGTTCAGCATCACTAAAAGAAAAATGGTATCTGTTCCTGCTTTCTTTAACGAATTGCCCCTGATTAGAAAAAGGCTCAAAATTCCTGCCTACCTTTTTCAAGGCCCCATAATCCTTACCAACATTAATTGCCATAGAGGCAATAATGATAAAAAAAATGGATGTTTTCTGTAAAGATTTTCAAAAATTACATTTTCTTGCAAAAGAAAATCCGTTTTGTGTAAATCTCCGGAGTAGCTATTTCTCACTTTTGCGGATTAATAAGCTCAAGGGAAATTGAGATCATTGATAGAATTTATCTGGAAAGAGATTTTAGAAAGCAAAACATGGAAGAGCAGATATATTTTAAAGAAACAAGTACGCAGGCACGCCGTCCTGATGACATAACAGGCAAAAAAATAGAGCGTGAAGTTTCACCTTTTTGCCGTACCATGATTTCCAAAACTGTGGATCCGCTGAGATTGGCCGACCATTCTCTGGTGTTAGAGATTGGCTTTAAAAGCAGGGAATACCTTCCTTTTCTTTTTCAAAAAGTGATAGGGATTGGTTATTATGGAAACAATATTTCTGAGACAGTGGTACTCGGGGCCCTGTCCGCCCCCGCATTAAAAATAAATGCAGGTACTGCCCAATTTAGTCTGGCAAAAGAAGACGGTACATTAGCTATAGGAAACGATTTCTTTGATGGTTGCTTTACGGTAAATACCATTTATTTCTGGAAAGACCCGGTAGCCCATTTAAAGGAAATATATCGTGTGTTACGACCTGGAGGAAAACTTAGCCTGGCCTTTATGGAAAAAAAAATCGGAATAGATCTGCCTTGGACACGCTCTGATTTTACTTTTTACGATACTAATGAAGTGAAAATGTTTTTCAGCAAATCAGGTTTCGTAGATGTTGAAGTGAAACAAATGACCGAAGAGATCACTGGTCAGAATGGCAAAGGGATCGTCAGGGCTTTTGTAAATGTAGTTGGAAGGAAGTAAGTAAGAAAAATAGTAAAAATGAAGGGAGGGCTGTTTTATATAAAATATAGTTTTTCGGAAGATGGGACTCACGATTCTTAGCGCCATGGTACTCATAATTTTTGGTCGATGGTTCGAGCCCATCTTGGCTCCAAACCCTCTTTACAGTCCGTAAAGAGAG from Pedobacter sp. WC2423 carries:
- a CDS encoding methyltransferase domain-containing protein, yielding MEEQIYFKETSTQARRPDDITGKKIEREVSPFCRTMISKTVDPLRLADHSLVLEIGFKSREYLPFLFQKVIGIGYYGNNISETVVLGALSAPALKINAGTAQFSLAKEDGTLAIGNDFFDGCFTVNTIYFWKDPVAHLKEIYRVLRPGGKLSLAFMEKKIGIDLPWTRSDFTFYDTNEVKMFFSKSGFVDVEVKQMTEEITGQNGKGIVRAFVNVVGRK
- a CDS encoding helix-turn-helix domain-containing protein, with translation MAINVGKDYGALKKVGRNFEPFSNQGQFVKESRNRYHFSFSDAELWQIKTPDLYIVYGDISFKQRQIYFRPTNELPDMVKLRFTLSGNGNIYNAVNKQHYVFSSNQQNIIYMPELDGTGEYDTDSNYRFFEVHFAKDKFLQLAENSTRALQVLADHLDAGRYSQMAEQNLPISWAMQNCMQEILNCTYTEGLRLLFIESKCTELLVLQAEAFESDVFKNENSPPQSAYDKDCIYQARDYLIQNIQQPPSIAQLAKVCGINEFKLKKGFKGLFDKSIFGYLSDHKLNYAKQLLLEGIPIKAVAFQLGYSSVQHFSNAFRKKFAVPPGKVRM